In one window of Methanococcoides methylutens DNA:
- a CDS encoding cobalamin B12-binding domain-containing protein: MLSKEELLGQAYESFVEIDENRVFEVIEKWFESGYDVKDLLEKFVEALTEIGRRFEEKEYFLAQLMNSASLLDKANDLIAERLAESGIKVESKGTVVIGTVRNDTHDLGKNIASSMLRIAGFNVIDLGKDLGPSEFVDAAIENEATIIAASSMTSTTMNNLREIIDLLKEKGIRDDVKVMVSGAPVTQEYADKIGADACVRTAKEAVDAAEILIRCHKE; the protein is encoded by the coding sequence ATGCTATCAAAAGAGGAACTTCTCGGTCAGGCATACGAATCATTTGTGGAAATTGATGAAAATAGGGTATTCGAGGTCATTGAAAAGTGGTTTGAAAGCGGCTATGACGTGAAAGACCTTCTGGAAAAATTCGTTGAGGCTCTGACTGAGATCGGTAGAAGATTTGAAGAAAAAGAGTATTTCCTTGCCCAGTTGATGAATTCAGCTTCTCTTCTTGATAAAGCGAACGATCTCATTGCTGAAAGGCTGGCTGAAAGTGGGATAAAGGTCGAAAGCAAAGGAACTGTTGTCATAGGCACTGTCAGGAATGACACGCATGATCTGGGGAAGAACATTGCATCAAGTATGTTACGAATTGCAGGCTTTAATGTGATCGATCTGGGTAAGGACCTAGGTCCATCAGAGTTTGTCGATGCAGCAATTGAGAATGAAGCTACCATCATTGCAGCATCCTCTATGACAAGCACGACAATGAACAATCTCAGGGAGATCATCGATCTCTTGAAAGAAAAAGGAATTCGGGATGATGTAAAAGTAATGGTCAGTGGTGCTCCTGTTACGCAGGAATATGCTGACAAGATCGGTGCTGATGCCTGTGTCAGGACTGCTAAAGAAGCTGTGGATGCTGCTGAAATACTTATCAGATGCCATAAGGAATGA
- the fae gene encoding formaldehyde-activating enzyme translates to MAKFTNSLIGEALVGEGPEVAHIDLVIGTKGSAVETAFMNALANPQQGHSPLLAVLEPNVMPKPATLLVNKVTIKNVSQASLMFGPAQAAVAKAVMDSVADGVIPKEEAENLLIIVSVFLEWDATDKEKIYEFNYEATKMAIKRAVDGKPTVDEALAKKDSAEHPFA, encoded by the coding sequence ATGGCAAAATTCACAAACAGCTTAATTGGCGAAGCATTGGTAGGAGAAGGACCAGAAGTTGCACACATCGATCTTGTTATCGGTACAAAGGGAAGTGCAGTTGAGACCGCGTTCATGAACGCACTTGCAAACCCGCAGCAGGGTCATTCCCCATTACTTGCAGTCCTTGAACCAAATGTTATGCCAAAACCTGCAACACTTCTGGTGAACAAGGTAACCATCAAGAATGTATCCCAGGCTTCCCTGATGTTCGGACCTGCACAGGCAGCTGTTGCAAAAGCTGTAATGGACAGTGTAGCTGATGGCGTCATTCCAAAAGAAGAAGCAGAGAATCTTCTCATCATTGTTTCAGTCTTCCTTGAATGGGATGCAACAGACAAGGAAAAGATCTACGAGTTCAACTACGAAGCAACAAAGATGGCAATAAAGCGTGCTGTTGACGGAAAACCAACAGTCGATGAAGCACTTGCAAAGAAGGACTCTGCAGAGCACCCATTTGCTTAA
- a CDS encoding winged helix-turn-helix transcriptional regulator, which produces MGELENSPIDKAIRLISKKWALNIIRDMFCGSTHFNDFLKNNPKISSKVLSDKLRQLEKDELIEKVITSKTPLNIEYHLTDKGRNLNRVLFELSEFAYKECVDESAPECTEKSFELTKKILGINDQ; this is translated from the coding sequence ATGGGAGAGTTAGAGAACAGTCCAATCGATAAAGCAATCAGATTAATAAGCAAAAAATGGGCACTTAACATTATCAGAGATATGTTCTGTGGCAGCACACACTTCAATGATTTTTTAAAGAATAATCCCAAAATCAGTAGTAAGGTATTATCAGACAAATTGCGTCAGCTTGAAAAAGATGAACTTATAGAAAAGGTGATCACCTCCAAAACACCCCTGAACATAGAATATCACTTGACAGACAAAGGCCGGAATCTTAACAGGGTACTTTTCGAACTTTCAGAGTTCGCTTATAAGGAATGCGTGGACGAATCTGCTCCGGAATGTACTGAGAAAAGCTTTGAGCTTACAAAAAAGATCCTCGGAATTAATGATCAATGA
- a CDS encoding PGF-pre-PGF domain-containing protein, with translation MSFAVGNGACVYGYINIDTSSPGSTESALIHIRVPVAWYEQNELDPTTTTVTHCGAESVEWEVLEVVSSSVDEDYYFFTVRTPGFSEFAVGALPFGMDAMFPVESEDVDTTTYSGHLGDSTEERVTSSMWLLPVIAGILGIFFFVLWKRRKDEEDEQMR, from the coding sequence ATATCATTTGCAGTAGGCAATGGAGCTTGTGTCTATGGATACATCAATATTGACACCAGTAGTCCGGGAAGTACGGAAAGTGCACTGATCCACATCCGTGTTCCTGTAGCATGGTATGAGCAGAATGAACTTGATCCAACCACCACAACTGTGACTCACTGCGGCGCTGAGTCTGTTGAATGGGAAGTGCTTGAAGTTGTTTCCTCTTCAGTGGATGAAGACTATTATTTCTTCACAGTGAGGACTCCGGGATTCTCAGAGTTCGCAGTAGGAGCGCTCCCATTTGGTATGGATGCAATGTTCCCTGTGGAAAGTGAGGATGTTGACACCACAACCTACAGCGGACATTTAGGTGATTCTACAGAAGAAAGAGTTACAAGTTCAATGTGGCTGCTTCCTGTGATCGCAGGAATTCTGGGAATTTTCTTCTTCGTCCTCTGGAAGAGGAGGAAGGATGAAGAAGATGAACAGATGAGATAA